A portion of the Micromonospora vinacea genome contains these proteins:
- a CDS encoding molybdopterin-dependent oxidoreductase has translation MSTTSRRYAALAGITAAAVAIGIAEPVAVLTGPRSAPLVAVGGVIVDAVPESLKQLAIDLFGTADKIALLVGTAVLLGAFAALFGVLAIRRLALGLAGIAAFGAIGVAAALTRPGADLADALPSLVGAGLGALVLWLFIAGPFELNPWSWSPPTPPAGPAPASPGDPVSSSGPVSPGGPVPAGSVPVTPAGPTAAVEPAGPAEVDPDSRRRFLTGSGVLLGTAVVAGLGGRWLAGRRGVSAARDAIRLPAPVAPAPAVPAGADLSLTQLAPYVTPNFGFYRIDTALVVPQVDPDTWRLRIHGRVGKERTYSYADLLARPLVERYVTLACVSNEVGGDLIGNARWLGVPLRELLDEVEPDDDADQVVGRSVDGWTCGTPTAALRDGRDALLAVGMNGEPLPVEHGFPVRMVVPGLYGYVSACKWVTELELTRFADFDAYWVPRGWSAQGPIKTQSRIDAPRGRNRLTTGPVTIAGVAWAQHRGIRRVEVRVDDGQWQEAALAPTVSVDTWVQWSWRWDATPGEHRLQVRATDATGETQTERTQDVVPDGATGWHTVTVTVR, from the coding sequence ATGAGCACCACGTCACGGCGGTACGCCGCGCTGGCCGGAATCACCGCCGCCGCCGTCGCGATCGGGATCGCCGAACCGGTCGCGGTGTTGACCGGCCCCCGGTCGGCGCCCCTGGTCGCTGTCGGCGGGGTCATCGTCGACGCCGTCCCCGAGTCGCTGAAGCAACTCGCCATCGACCTCTTCGGCACCGCCGACAAGATCGCGCTGCTGGTCGGCACGGCCGTGTTGCTGGGAGCCTTCGCCGCGCTTTTCGGCGTACTGGCGATCCGCCGGCTGGCACTCGGCCTGGCCGGCATCGCCGCGTTCGGCGCCATCGGCGTCGCGGCCGCGTTGACCCGTCCCGGCGCGGACCTCGCCGACGCACTGCCGTCCCTGGTCGGCGCCGGTCTCGGCGCCCTGGTGCTCTGGCTGTTCATCGCCGGACCGTTCGAGCTGAACCCCTGGTCCTGGTCACCACCCACCCCACCCGCCGGTCCGGCGCCGGCGTCGCCCGGCGACCCGGTGTCTTCGTCCGGGCCGGTGTCACCTGGCGGTCCGGTGCCGGCGGGGTCGGTTCCGGTGACTCCTGCCGGGCCGACGGCGGCGGTCGAGCCGGCCGGGCCTGCCGAAGTGGACCCGGACTCGCGGCGGCGGTTCCTCACCGGCAGCGGGGTGCTGCTCGGCACAGCGGTGGTGGCCGGTCTCGGCGGACGCTGGCTGGCGGGCCGGCGCGGCGTCTCCGCGGCCCGCGACGCGATCCGCCTACCCGCCCCGGTGGCCCCCGCACCGGCCGTGCCGGCCGGCGCGGACCTCTCCCTGACCCAGCTCGCGCCGTACGTCACCCCGAACTTCGGGTTCTACCGGATCGACACCGCGCTGGTGGTGCCCCAGGTCGACCCGGACACCTGGCGGCTGCGGATCCACGGGCGGGTCGGCAAGGAGCGCACCTACAGCTACGCGGACCTGCTGGCCCGACCGCTGGTCGAGCGGTACGTCACGCTGGCCTGCGTCTCCAACGAGGTGGGCGGGGACCTGATCGGCAACGCCCGCTGGCTCGGCGTACCCCTGCGGGAACTGCTGGACGAGGTCGAGCCCGACGACGACGCCGACCAGGTCGTCGGCCGGTCGGTCGACGGCTGGACCTGCGGCACCCCCACCGCCGCGCTACGCGACGGACGAGACGCGCTGTTGGCCGTCGGGATGAACGGCGAGCCGTTGCCGGTCGAGCACGGCTTCCCGGTCCGGATGGTGGTGCCGGGCCTCTACGGCTACGTGTCAGCCTGCAAGTGGGTGACCGAACTGGAGCTGACCCGGTTCGCCGACTTCGACGCGTACTGGGTGCCGCGCGGCTGGTCCGCCCAGGGGCCGATCAAGACCCAGTCGCGGATCGACGCGCCCCGGGGGCGCAACCGGCTGACCACCGGGCCGGTGACCATCGCTGGAGTGGCCTGGGCACAGCACCGAGGCATCCGCCGAGTCGAGGTACGCGTCGACGACGGCCAGTGGCAGGAAGCCGCGCTGGCCCCGACCGTCTCGGTGGACACCTGGGTGCAATGGTCCTGGCGCTGGGACGCCACACCGGGCGAACACCGGCTCCAGGTCCGCGCGACGGACGCGACCGGCGAAACCCAAACCGAGCGTACGCAGGACGTCGTCCCGGACGGCGCCACCGGCTGGCACACGGTCACCGTCACCGTCCGCTGA
- the groL gene encoding chaperonin GroEL (60 kDa chaperone family; promotes refolding of misfolded polypeptides especially under stressful conditions; forms two stacked rings of heptamers to form a barrel-shaped 14mer; ends can be capped by GroES; misfolded proteins enter the barrel where they are refolded when GroES binds): protein MAKILSFSDDARHLLEHGVNALADAVKVTLGPRGRNVVLDKKFGAPTITNDGVTIAKEIELTNPYENLGAQLVKEVATKTNDVAGDGTTTATVLAQAMVREGLRNVTAGTNPAGLKRGIDAAATKVSEALLGRAAEVTSKESIANVATISAQDSTIGDLIAEAMERVGRDGVITVEEGSMLTTELDVTEGLQFDKGFISPNFVTDLESQESVLEDAYILVTTQKISAIEELLPLLEKVLQNSKPLLIIAEDVDGQALSTLVVNSLRKTLKVCAVKAPGFGDRRKAMLQDIAISTGAELVAPELGYKLDQVGLEVLGTARRVVVDKENTTIVDGGGQKADVADRVSQIRKEIEASDSDWDREKLAERLAKLSGGIAVIKAGAATEVEMKERKHRIEDAIAATKAAVEEGTVPGGGAALVQILSVLDDDLGFTGDEKVGVSVVRKALVEPLRWIAQNAGHDGYVVTQKVADLKWGNGLDAAKGEYVDLVKAGIIDPVKVTRNAVTNAASIAGLLLTTESLVVEKPEQAEPAAAGGHGHGHGHQHGPGF from the coding sequence ATGGCGAAGATCCTGAGCTTCTCGGACGACGCCCGGCACCTGCTGGAGCACGGTGTCAACGCCCTCGCGGACGCGGTCAAGGTCACCCTCGGCCCGCGCGGGCGCAACGTCGTCCTGGACAAGAAATTCGGTGCGCCGACGATCACCAACGATGGTGTGACCATCGCCAAGGAGATCGAGCTCACCAACCCGTACGAGAACCTTGGCGCGCAGTTGGTCAAGGAGGTGGCGACCAAGACCAACGACGTCGCCGGCGACGGGACCACCACCGCGACCGTGCTGGCCCAGGCGATGGTTCGCGAGGGTCTGCGCAACGTGACCGCCGGGACCAACCCGGCCGGCCTCAAGCGGGGCATCGACGCGGCGGCCACCAAGGTCTCCGAGGCGCTGCTCGGCCGTGCCGCCGAGGTCACCAGCAAGGAGTCGATCGCGAACGTGGCGACGATCTCCGCGCAGGACTCCACGATCGGCGACCTCATCGCCGAGGCGATGGAGCGCGTCGGCCGCGACGGTGTCATCACCGTCGAGGAAGGCTCGATGCTCACCACCGAACTGGACGTGACCGAGGGTCTCCAGTTCGACAAGGGCTTCATCTCGCCGAACTTCGTCACCGACCTGGAGAGCCAGGAGTCCGTCCTCGAGGACGCGTACATCCTGGTCACCACCCAGAAGATCTCGGCGATCGAGGAGCTGCTGCCGCTGCTGGAGAAGGTCCTGCAGAACAGCAAGCCCCTGCTGATCATCGCCGAGGACGTGGACGGCCAGGCGCTCTCCACCCTGGTGGTCAACTCGCTGCGCAAGACCCTCAAGGTCTGCGCGGTCAAGGCCCCGGGCTTCGGTGACCGGCGCAAGGCGATGCTCCAGGACATCGCGATCTCCACGGGCGCCGAGCTGGTCGCCCCGGAGCTGGGCTACAAGCTCGACCAGGTCGGCCTGGAGGTGCTCGGCACCGCCCGGCGCGTCGTGGTCGACAAGGAGAACACCACGATCGTCGACGGCGGTGGCCAGAAGGCCGACGTCGCCGACCGGGTCTCCCAGATCCGCAAGGAGATCGAGGCCTCCGACTCCGACTGGGACCGGGAGAAGCTGGCCGAGCGGCTGGCGAAGCTCTCCGGTGGCATCGCCGTCATCAAGGCCGGCGCGGCGACCGAGGTCGAGATGAAGGAGCGCAAGCACCGCATCGAGGACGCCATCGCGGCGACCAAGGCAGCGGTCGAGGAGGGCACTGTGCCCGGCGGCGGCGCCGCCCTGGTGCAGATCCTCTCGGTGCTCGACGACGACCTGGGCTTCACCGGTGACGAGAAGGTCGGCGTCTCGGTCGTGCGCAAGGCGCTCGTCGAGCCGCTGCGCTGGATCGCCCAGAACGCCGGTCACGACGGCTACGTCGTGACCCAGAAGGTCGCCGACCTCAAGTGGGGCAACGGCCTCGACGCCGCCAAGGGCGAGTACGTCGACCTGGTCAAGGCCGGCATCATCGACCCGGTGAAGGTGACCCGCAACGCGGTCACCAACGCCGCCTCGATCGCCGGTCTGCTGCTCACCACGGAGAGCCTCGTGGTGGAGAAGCCGGAGCAGGCCGAGCCGGCCGCCGCCGGCGGCCACGGCCACGGTCACGGCCACCAGCACGGCCCGGGCTTCTGA
- the groES gene encoding co-chaperone GroES, whose amino-acid sequence MPVTTATKVAIKPLEDRIVVQANEAETTTASGIVIPDTAKEKPQEGTVLAVGPGRVDDNGNRVPVDVQVGDTVLYSKYGGTEVKYAGEEYLVLSARDVLAVIEK is encoded by the coding sequence ATGCCCGTGACTACCGCGACCAAGGTTGCGATCAAGCCGCTCGAGGACCGCATCGTGGTCCAGGCGAACGAGGCTGAGACCACCACGGCGTCGGGCATCGTGATCCCCGACACCGCCAAGGAGAAGCCGCAGGAGGGCACCGTCCTCGCTGTGGGCCCGGGGCGCGTCGACGACAACGGCAACCGGGTTCCGGTTGACGTGCAGGTCGGCGACACCGTCCTCTACTCGAAGTACGGCGGCACCGAGGTCAAGTACGCCGGCGAGGAGTACCTGGTGCTCTCCGCCCGCGACGTCCTCGCGGTCATCGAGAAGTAA
- a CDS encoding THUMP-like domain-containing protein, whose amino-acid sequence MDLDQLAALRTPEGSAALTAAAELAGGDPLVAASALRATGVPPALAAAALTQAELRHRAVGKFGPAAAGMFLTRPGLEQATRRVVADRRAARLSAAGVRTLADLGCGLGADALAAARAGIRVYGVEADPVTAAMAAANAAAAGLAELFTVECGDATGFDVSRVDGVFCDPARRSTGTGRRIFDPRAYSPPWDFVTGLAERVPRTVVKVAPGLDHALIPAGAEAEWVGVDGDLVEAALWCGELAEVPRRATLYRQRGAEAHCHQLTGSGATEAPVGPPRRYLYDPDPAVVRAHLVAELATELDATLGDPSIAYLYADEPIRTPYARCLEITDVLPFSLKRLRALLRDRRVGRVEILKRGSALTPEQLRRDLRLSGDAAASLVLTRVDGAPTVLVGRPAD is encoded by the coding sequence GTGGATCTCGATCAGCTGGCGGCGCTGCGTACCCCCGAGGGGTCGGCCGCGCTCACGGCGGCGGCCGAGCTGGCCGGCGGTGATCCACTGGTCGCGGCGTCGGCGCTGCGCGCGACCGGGGTGCCGCCGGCGTTGGCGGCGGCGGCCCTCACCCAGGCCGAGCTGCGCCATCGGGCGGTCGGCAAGTTCGGCCCGGCCGCCGCTGGGATGTTCCTCACGCGCCCCGGCCTGGAGCAGGCCACCCGCCGGGTGGTCGCCGACCGGCGGGCCGCCCGGTTGTCCGCGGCCGGCGTGCGCACCCTGGCCGACCTCGGGTGCGGGCTCGGTGCCGACGCGCTGGCCGCCGCCCGGGCCGGCATCCGGGTGTACGGGGTGGAGGCCGATCCGGTGACCGCGGCGATGGCAGCCGCCAACGCCGCGGCGGCCGGGCTGGCCGAGCTGTTCACCGTCGAGTGCGGCGACGCGACCGGGTTCGACGTGTCACGGGTCGACGGGGTCTTCTGCGATCCGGCCCGCCGCAGCACCGGCACCGGGCGGCGGATCTTCGACCCGCGCGCCTACTCGCCGCCGTGGGACTTCGTCACCGGTCTGGCCGAGCGGGTGCCGCGGACCGTGGTGAAGGTGGCGCCGGGCCTGGACCACGCGCTCATCCCGGCCGGCGCGGAGGCCGAGTGGGTCGGCGTGGACGGCGACCTGGTCGAGGCCGCGCTCTGGTGCGGCGAGCTGGCGGAGGTGCCCCGTCGCGCCACCCTCTACCGCCAGCGGGGCGCCGAGGCGCACTGCCACCAGCTCACCGGCTCGGGTGCCACCGAGGCGCCGGTCGGGCCGCCGCGCCGCTACCTGTACGACCCGGACCCGGCAGTGGTCCGCGCGCACCTCGTCGCCGAACTGGCCACCGAACTGGACGCCACCCTGGGGGATCCGAGCATCGCCTACCTCTACGCCGACGAGCCGATCCGCACCCCGTACGCGCGGTGCCTGGAGATCACCGACGTGCTGCCGTTCTCGCTCAAGCGCCTGCGGGCACTGTTGCGCGACCGTCGGGTGGGCCGCGTGGAGATCCTCAAGCGGGGTTCGGCGCTCACCCCGGAGCAGCTTCGGCGGGATCTGCGGCTGTCCGGGGACGCGGCGGCGAGTCTGGTGCTCACCCGGGTCGACGGCGCACCGACGGTGCTGGTCGGCCGCCCGGCCGACTAG
- the ybaK gene encoding Cys-tRNA(Pro) deacylase, translating into MAGQGTPATALLVKRGIAHRTHPYRVSPDAPNYGALVAVALGVAPERVFKSLVTAVDGALTVAVVPVTGELDLKALAAAVGGKRAALADRAVAERATGYVRGGISPLGQRRRLPTVLDESALDLPTIYVSAGRRGLQLELAAADLVALTDARTAPLQTH; encoded by the coding sequence GTGGCGGGACAGGGCACGCCGGCAACGGCACTGTTGGTCAAGCGCGGCATCGCGCATCGCACCCATCCGTACCGGGTGTCGCCGGACGCCCCGAACTACGGCGCGTTGGTGGCGGTGGCCCTCGGCGTGGCACCGGAGCGCGTGTTCAAGTCGCTGGTGACCGCTGTCGACGGCGCGCTCACCGTGGCGGTCGTGCCGGTCACCGGCGAGCTGGATCTCAAGGCGCTCGCTGCGGCGGTCGGCGGCAAGCGGGCGGCGTTGGCCGACCGGGCGGTCGCCGAGCGGGCCACCGGTTACGTACGCGGTGGGATCAGCCCGCTCGGGCAGCGTCGACGGTTGCCCACAGTGCTGGACGAATCCGCGCTGGATCTCCCGACGATCTACGTCTCGGCTGGTCGGCGCGGTCTGCAACTCGAACTGGCAGCGGCGGATCTGGTGGCGTTGACCGACGCCCGCACCGCGCCGTTGCAGACCCACTGA
- a CDS encoding sugar ABC transporter substrate-binding protein — MRKGILTIAAVGLLTTGGLTACSDDSGDKAGSDKTPKIGVILPDSKSSARWETADRRFLEEAFKAAGVQYDIQNAQNDKTAFQTIADQMITGGVTALMIVNLDSGTGKAVLDKAKSQGVATIDYDRLTLGGSAQYYVSFDNETVGKLQGEGLSKCLTEKGVKNPVVAYLNGSPTDNNATLFKAGYDSVLKPKFDAKEYVKGPEDAVPAWDNAQAATIFEQQLTKANGKIDGVLAANDGLGNAAISILKKNKLNGKVPVTGQDASTEGLQNILAGDQCMTVYKAVREEAKAASDLAIALAKGETKDTGQTVKDGDRDVPSVLLTPKAITKETVKDVIADGYVTKEEVCTAAYTKFCAEAGIS, encoded by the coding sequence ATGCGTAAGGGGATCCTCACCATCGCCGCCGTGGGCCTGCTCACGACCGGCGGCTTGACCGCCTGTAGCGACGACTCCGGCGACAAGGCCGGCTCCGACAAGACCCCCAAGATCGGCGTGATCCTGCCGGACAGCAAGTCCTCGGCCCGCTGGGAGACCGCGGACCGTCGGTTCCTGGAGGAGGCGTTCAAGGCCGCCGGCGTCCAGTACGACATCCAGAACGCCCAGAACGACAAGACCGCCTTCCAGACCATCGCCGACCAGATGATCACGGGCGGCGTGACCGCCCTGATGATCGTCAACCTGGACTCCGGCACCGGCAAGGCCGTACTCGACAAGGCCAAGTCGCAGGGCGTCGCCACCATCGACTACGACCGGCTCACCCTCGGCGGCTCCGCCCAGTACTACGTCAGCTTCGACAACGAGACCGTCGGCAAGCTCCAGGGCGAGGGTCTGTCGAAGTGCCTGACCGAGAAGGGCGTCAAGAACCCCGTCGTGGCGTACCTGAACGGCTCCCCCACCGACAACAACGCCACCCTCTTCAAGGCCGGCTACGACTCCGTGCTCAAGCCGAAGTTCGACGCCAAGGAGTACGTCAAGGGTCCTGAGGACGCGGTGCCCGCGTGGGACAACGCGCAGGCCGCGACGATCTTCGAGCAGCAGCTCACCAAGGCCAACGGCAAGATCGACGGCGTGCTCGCCGCCAACGACGGTCTCGGCAACGCGGCCATCTCGATCCTGAAGAAGAACAAGCTCAACGGCAAGGTGCCGGTGACCGGGCAGGACGCCAGCACCGAGGGCCTGCAGAACATCCTCGCCGGTGACCAGTGCATGACCGTCTACAAGGCGGTCCGGGAAGAGGCCAAGGCCGCCTCCGACCTGGCCATCGCCCTCGCCAAGGGCGAGACGAAGGACACCGGCCAGACGGTCAAGGACGGTGACCGGGACGTTCCCTCGGTGCTGCTCACCCCGAAGGCCATCACCAAGGAGACCGTCAAGGACGTCATCGCCGACGGCTACGTGACCAAGGAAGAGGTCTGCACCGCGGCGTACACCAAGTTCTGCGCCGAAGCCGGCATCAGCTGA
- a CDS encoding ATP-binding cassette domain-containing protein gives MSATPLLELRGIDKSFGPVQVLRDVALTVHPGEVTALVGDNGAGKSTLVKCISGIHPTDAGEFLFNGEPVHIGSPRDAATLGIEVVYQDLALCDNLDIVQNMFLGREKRSGIVLDEPTMEQLAAETLAGLSIRTVTSLRQHVSSLSGGQRQTVAIAKAVLWNSKLVILDEPTAALGVAQTAQVLELVRRLADNGLAVVLISHNMNDVFAVSDRIAALYLGQMVAQVKTTDITHAQVVELITAGRSGGLGLATDPGSNGDGPQPADSISGGVR, from the coding sequence GTGTCCGCGACCCCCCTGCTGGAACTCCGCGGGATCGACAAGAGCTTCGGTCCCGTCCAGGTGCTCCGCGACGTCGCCCTGACCGTCCACCCGGGCGAAGTGACCGCACTGGTCGGTGACAACGGCGCCGGCAAGTCGACCCTGGTGAAGTGCATCAGCGGCATCCACCCCACCGACGCCGGAGAGTTCCTGTTCAACGGTGAACCGGTGCACATCGGCAGCCCCCGCGACGCCGCCACGCTCGGCATCGAGGTCGTCTACCAGGACCTCGCGCTCTGCGACAACCTGGACATCGTGCAGAACATGTTCCTCGGCCGGGAGAAGCGCAGCGGCATCGTCCTCGACGAGCCGACCATGGAACAGCTCGCCGCCGAAACGCTGGCGGGGCTCTCCATCCGCACCGTCACCTCACTACGCCAGCACGTGTCCAGCCTCTCCGGTGGCCAACGCCAGACCGTGGCCATCGCCAAGGCGGTGCTCTGGAACAGCAAGCTCGTCATCCTGGACGAGCCGACCGCGGCGCTCGGCGTGGCACAGACCGCCCAGGTTCTCGAACTGGTCCGCCGCCTCGCCGACAACGGCCTGGCCGTGGTGCTCATCTCGCACAACATGAACGACGTCTTCGCCGTCTCCGACCGGATCGCCGCGCTGTACCTCGGCCAGATGGTCGCCCAGGTGAAGACCACCGACATCACCCACGCCCAGGTGGTCGAGCTGATCACCGCCGGGCGCTCGGGCGGGCTCGGCCTCGCCACCGACCCGGGCAGCAACGGCGACGGCCCGCAGCCGGCCGACTCGATCTCAGGAGGCGTCCGATGA
- a CDS encoding sugar ABC transporter permease, which produces MTTTAVRKGGPAAVTPAPTVGGHVRNYFSRVRGGDVGALPAVLGLIVLCTVFAIMRPSSFLSAGNFANLFTQGAAVTLIAMGLVFVLLLGEIDLSAGFASGVCAAVLANVVTVLGYPWWVAVLAAVATGVVIGTTLGMLVAKIGIPSFVVTLAGFLAFQGVVLLLVKEGTNISVRDEVLVAIANRNLAPTLGWALTALAVIGYAAVQLLRHRNRVTRGLITDPIAVVALRIGGLAVILGTAVYVLNLERSRNVLIVSLKGVPIVVPIIAVLLVIWTFVLQRTSYGRHIYAVGGNREAARRAGIGVDRIRISVFVICSSMAAIGGIVAASRANSVDPNTGGSNVLLYAVGAAVIGGTSLFGGKGRVLDAVLGGAVVAVIENGMGLMGYSAGVKYVVTGVVLLLAASVDALSRRRAAATGTR; this is translated from the coding sequence ATGACCACCACCGCCGTGCGGAAGGGCGGCCCCGCGGCCGTCACACCGGCGCCGACCGTCGGAGGCCACGTCCGCAACTACTTCAGTCGCGTACGTGGTGGCGACGTCGGCGCGCTACCGGCCGTGCTCGGGCTGATCGTGCTCTGCACCGTCTTCGCGATCATGCGGCCGTCGTCGTTCCTGTCGGCCGGCAACTTCGCCAACCTCTTCACCCAGGGCGCGGCGGTCACGCTGATCGCGATGGGCCTGGTCTTCGTGCTGCTGCTCGGGGAGATCGACCTCTCCGCAGGCTTCGCCAGCGGCGTCTGCGCCGCGGTGCTGGCCAATGTGGTCACCGTGCTCGGCTACCCGTGGTGGGTCGCCGTGCTCGCCGCGGTCGCCACCGGTGTGGTCATCGGCACCACTCTCGGCATGCTCGTCGCGAAGATCGGCATCCCGTCCTTTGTGGTCACCCTCGCCGGTTTCCTCGCCTTCCAGGGCGTCGTGTTGCTGCTCGTCAAGGAGGGCACCAACATCTCCGTCCGCGACGAGGTGCTGGTCGCCATCGCCAACCGCAACCTCGCCCCCACGCTGGGCTGGGCGCTGACCGCCCTCGCGGTCATCGGCTACGCGGCGGTGCAACTGCTGCGCCACCGCAACCGGGTGACCCGCGGTCTGATCACCGACCCGATCGCGGTGGTGGCGCTACGGATCGGCGGCCTCGCCGTCATCCTCGGCACCGCCGTGTACGTGCTCAACCTGGAGCGCAGCCGCAACGTCCTCATCGTCTCGCTCAAGGGCGTGCCGATCGTGGTGCCGATCATCGCGGTACTGCTCGTCATCTGGACCTTCGTGCTGCAACGCACCAGCTACGGCCGGCACATCTACGCCGTCGGCGGCAACCGGGAAGCCGCCCGCCGGGCCGGCATCGGAGTCGACCGGATCCGGATTTCCGTCTTCGTGATCTGCTCGTCCATGGCCGCCATCGGTGGCATCGTGGCGGCCAGCCGGGCCAACTCGGTCGACCCCAACACCGGGGGCAGTAACGTACTGCTCTACGCGGTCGGCGCAGCGGTTATCGGCGGCACCAGCCTCTTCGGTGGCAAGGGCCGCGTCCTCGACGCCGTACTCGGCGGCGCGGTGGTCGCGGTCATCGAAAACGGAATGGGCCTGATGGGGTACAGCGCGGGAGTCAAGTACGTGGTCACCGGCGTCGTGCTGCTGCTCGCCGCCAGCGTCGACGCGCTCTCCCGCCGCCGCGCGGCAGCCACCGGCACCCGCTGA
- a CDS encoding ROK family protein — MRPGPSQDDVRRQNLGALLRHVHVHGATTRAELTTTLGLNRSTIGALTADLSAVGLVSEGAPKETGRAGRPSLVVRPESARVYAYAYSVEVDRLRAARIGLGGAVLDRRDLDRPRGLLAAEAAPLLAGAVKEMQQLVPADAICVGAGVAVCGMVRRDDGLVRLGPTTGWVDEPIGAALADELGIDVPITVGNVADVAAFAEHARGVAAGCDNVLYLYGDVGVGAGIIAGGRRLTGHGGYGGEVGHMKVARDGRPCECGSRGCWETEIGEHGLLRAAGRSDARGREALLAVFDAADRGDARAQTAVRQAGDWLGFGVANLVNVFNPEMVIFGGTMRDLYLAAAAQIRSRLNSNALGACLEHVRLRTPKLGEDAPLIGAAELAFERLLADPLDVG; from the coding sequence ATGCGCCCAGGACCGAGCCAGGATGATGTCCGACGGCAGAACCTCGGGGCCCTGCTGCGGCACGTGCACGTCCACGGGGCGACCACGCGTGCCGAGCTGACGACCACGCTGGGTCTCAACCGCAGCACCATCGGCGCGCTCACCGCCGACCTGTCCGCAGTGGGGCTGGTCAGCGAAGGAGCACCGAAGGAGACCGGCCGGGCCGGACGACCGTCACTTGTCGTCCGGCCCGAGTCGGCCCGGGTCTACGCGTACGCGTACTCGGTGGAGGTGGACCGGCTGCGCGCAGCCCGGATCGGGCTGGGTGGCGCGGTCCTGGACCGCCGGGATCTGGACCGGCCACGCGGCCTGCTGGCCGCCGAGGCCGCGCCACTGCTGGCCGGCGCGGTCAAGGAGATGCAGCAGTTGGTGCCGGCGGACGCGATCTGTGTCGGTGCCGGCGTCGCTGTCTGCGGCATGGTCCGCCGGGACGACGGCCTGGTCCGACTCGGCCCCACCACCGGTTGGGTGGACGAGCCGATCGGCGCTGCCCTCGCCGACGAGTTGGGCATCGACGTACCGATCACAGTGGGCAACGTGGCCGACGTCGCCGCGTTCGCCGAGCACGCACGGGGTGTGGCGGCGGGGTGCGACAACGTCCTCTACCTGTACGGCGACGTCGGCGTGGGCGCCGGCATCATCGCCGGTGGCCGTCGACTGACCGGGCACGGTGGGTACGGCGGCGAGGTCGGCCACATGAAGGTGGCCCGCGACGGCAGACCCTGTGAGTGCGGCTCCCGGGGCTGTTGGGAGACCGAGATCGGCGAGCACGGCCTCCTGCGCGCGGCCGGACGCTCCGACGCCCGGGGCCGCGAAGCGCTGCTGGCGGTCTTCGACGCCGCCGACCGGGGAGACGCCCGGGCCCAGACGGCGGTCCGCCAGGCCGGCGACTGGCTCGGCTTCGGGGTGGCCAACCTGGTCAACGTCTTCAACCCCGAGATGGTCATCTTCGGCGGGACCATGCGCGACCTCTACCTCGCGGCGGCGGCCCAGATCCGCAGCCGGCTCAACTCCAACGCGCTCGGCGCCTGCCTGGAGCACGTCCGGCTGCGCACCCCGAAACTGGGTGAGGACGCGCCCCTGATCGGTGCCGCTGAACTGGCCTTCGAACGGCTCCTCGCCGACCCCCTCGACGTGGGCTGA
- a CDS encoding DUF1707 SHOCT-like domain-containing protein: MDVELRASDDDRNRVVAALHQHTAAGRLTLDEFSDRAGAVWTARTLGDLAALTRDLPALPNSVVDAGPVGRGRQELLMVFAAAALTLLLLGGLLAVTR; the protein is encoded by the coding sequence GTGGATGTCGAGCTACGCGCCTCCGACGACGACCGCAACCGGGTGGTCGCCGCGCTGCACCAGCACACCGCGGCGGGCCGGCTGACGCTCGACGAGTTCTCCGATCGCGCCGGTGCGGTGTGGACGGCGCGCACCCTCGGTGACCTGGCCGCGCTGACCCGCGACCTACCGGCACTGCCCAACTCGGTCGTCGACGCCGGCCCGGTCGGGCGCGGGCGTCAGGAGTTGCTGATGGTCTTCGCCGCCGCGGCGCTCACCCTGCTGCTGCTCGGCGGCCTGCTCGCCGTCACCCGCTGA